In a genomic window of Mycolicibacterium neoaurum VKM Ac-1815D:
- a CDS encoding acetyl-CoA C-acetyltransferase — MANTNSRRVAVLGGNRIPFVRSDGAYANASNQDMFTAVLDGLADRFNLKGEKLDAVIGGAVLKHSRDFNLMRESVLGSSLSPYTPAFDLQQACGTGLQSAIAAADGIAMGRYEVAAAGGVDTTSDAPIAFGDDLRGVLLSLRRAKSTADRLKLVGKLPAALGVEIPTNGEPRTGLSMGEHAAITAKQMGVKRVDQDELAAASHRNMAAAYDRGFFDDLVTPFLGVYRDNNLRPDSSAEKLARLKPVFGVRNGDATMTAGNSTPLTDGASVALLSSEEWAAAHDIPVLAYFVDGETAAVDYVNGSDGLLMAPTYAVPRLLARNGLTLQDFDFYEIHEAFASVVLATLAAWESDDYCKNRLGLDKALGSIDRAKLNVNGSSLAAGHPFAATGGRIVAQLAKQLAEKKKETGQPVRGLISICAAGGQGVTAILEA, encoded by the coding sequence ATGGCTAACACGAATTCTCGCCGCGTCGCCGTCCTCGGCGGAAACCGGATCCCGTTCGTTCGTTCCGACGGCGCCTACGCAAACGCCTCCAACCAGGACATGTTCACCGCCGTCCTGGACGGGCTCGCCGACCGCTTCAACCTCAAGGGGGAGAAGCTCGACGCCGTCATCGGCGGAGCGGTGCTCAAGCACAGCCGCGATTTCAACCTGATGCGCGAAAGCGTGCTCGGCAGCTCCCTGTCGCCGTACACACCGGCCTTCGACCTGCAGCAGGCGTGTGGCACCGGTCTGCAGTCCGCGATCGCGGCGGCCGACGGCATCGCCATGGGCCGCTACGAGGTCGCCGCCGCCGGTGGTGTGGACACCACCTCCGACGCGCCCATCGCCTTCGGTGACGACCTGCGCGGGGTGCTGCTGAGCCTGCGCCGCGCCAAGTCGACCGCCGACCGCCTGAAGCTGGTCGGCAAACTGCCTGCGGCATTGGGCGTCGAGATCCCCACCAACGGCGAGCCGCGCACCGGGCTCTCGATGGGCGAGCACGCGGCGATCACCGCCAAGCAGATGGGCGTCAAGCGCGTCGACCAGGACGAGCTGGCGGCCGCCAGCCACCGCAACATGGCCGCGGCCTACGACCGCGGGTTCTTCGATGATCTGGTCACCCCGTTCCTCGGTGTCTACCGTGACAACAACCTGCGCCCCGATTCCTCGGCCGAGAAGCTGGCCAGGCTCAAGCCCGTCTTCGGGGTCCGTAACGGCGACGCCACCATGACCGCCGGAAACTCCACCCCGCTGACCGACGGCGCATCGGTGGCGCTGCTGTCCTCCGAGGAGTGGGCCGCTGCGCACGACATCCCGGTGCTGGCCTACTTCGTCGACGGGGAGACCGCCGCCGTGGATTACGTCAACGGCTCCGACGGGTTGCTGATGGCACCGACCTACGCGGTGCCGCGACTGCTCGCCCGCAACGGGCTGACCTTGCAGGATTTCGACTTCTACGAGATCCACGAGGCGTTCGCGTCGGTGGTATTGGCCACCCTCGCCGCCTGGGAGTCCGACGACTATTGCAAGAACCGGCTGGGCCTGGACAAGGCGTTGGGCAGCATCGACCGCGCCAAGCTCAACGTCAACGGTTCCTCGCTCGCGGCGGGGCACCCGTTCGCGGCGACCGGTGGGCGCATCGTCGCCCAGCTGGCCAAACAGCTGGCCGAGAAAAAGAAAGAGACCGGACAACCGGTCCGCGGCCTGATCTCGATCTGTGCCGCCGGTGGCCAGGGCGTGACGGCCATCCTGGAGGCCTGA
- a CDS encoding DUF3367 domain-containing protein, whose product MNTATGPSPGAPLADTALSRRWLWLVGTFFLVLTFLQAPGQIAPDTKLDLTANPLRFLARAGDLWNSELPFGQAQNQAYGYLFPHGAFFLAGDLLGVPGWVTQRLWWALLLTVGFWGLLRVAEALGIGTTAARVVAAGAFALSPRVLTTLGAISSETLPMMLAPWVLLPVIYVLRGDPRIRLLAARSAAAVALMGAVNAVATLTGCLAAIIWWAAHKPNRQWWRFTGWWLGCTALAVTWWAVALVLLGRISPPFLDYIESSGVTTRWLSLTEMLRGTDSWTPFVAPTATAGSPLVTGSVAVLATTLVAAAGLAGLAMASMPSRGRLILILFVGVTALAVGYSGGLGSPIAAGVQLFLDADGTPLRNVHKLEPLLRLPIALGLAHLLGRIPLPGSVSRRTLVDAFAHPERDRRVAVGIVILTALAAGTSLAWTGRLTPPGSFEAIPAHWHDTAAWLDEHNTDGGRVLVAPGAPFATQVWGNSHDEPLQVLGHSPWGVRDSIPLTPPETIRALDSVQRLFAAGRPSAGLADILAQQNISFVVVRNDLDPEASRSARPLLVHRVMDNSPGLTRVAEFGDPVGPGTLDGFVSDSGLRPRYPAVEIYRVDDAHPGPYVTDADTLARVDGGPEALLRIAERRRLAGQQPLGPMLLTADAQRAGLPTPLVTVTDTPVARETDYGRVDHHSSEMRAAGDLRHTFNRVMDYPAGTDPLYARWEGGRLSVSSSAADSTALPDVSPAAGPAAAIDADSSTSWVSSSLQSAVGQWMQIDFDNPVTNAAITITPSATAVGAQVRRIEVSTVNGSTTLRFDQPGKPLAAALPFGETPWVRITAVGTDDGSPGVQFGITDLTVTQYDASGFAHQIPLRRTLDVPGPPPGAAVAQWDLGSELLGRPGCADGPEAVHCAATMGLSPEEPVSISRTLTIPTDTEAAPTVWVRARQGPRLADLIHPPGTVRASGESDLIDVLGSAYAATDGDPRTSWTAPQNGVAQRKPATLTLSLPRRTEVAALTLTPSPTDVPAHPTLVAVDLGAGPQLRRLTGDGPQTIDLTPTVTDTVTLSILGWRDVIDRTALGFDQLKPPGLAEVQVRDAAGAPIAAAGPVDRDRTVEVPCGRGPIIGAAGQFVQTSVRTTVGALLDNEPIAATPCRIGGIALPKGQQEVVISAGETFVVDGIVLSTPRAAEVRPAQVVPADVGIWTADHRQVRVQPADRDRVIVIPESRNPGWVAHTEDGTSLRAITVNGWQQGWIVPAGAQGTVNLTFPSNLTYRIGLFGGLALLPILALLAMLPSRRSVGAQPVSTWHPRPAILLAAAVAAGTLISGLAGAVVVGAAIGLRYLLARRAGLAEKVTVGFTAGGLIAAGAVLSRNPWRSVDGYIGHSAGIQLLALISVAALAASTVTFNRRPLRE is encoded by the coding sequence TTGAATACGGCGACCGGGCCTAGCCCGGGCGCGCCCCTCGCCGACACAGCACTATCGCGGCGGTGGCTATGGCTGGTCGGCACGTTCTTCCTGGTACTGACCTTCCTGCAGGCCCCCGGGCAGATCGCGCCCGACACCAAACTCGATCTCACCGCCAATCCGCTGCGCTTCCTGGCGCGGGCAGGCGATCTGTGGAACAGCGAACTGCCGTTCGGGCAGGCGCAGAACCAGGCGTACGGCTACCTGTTCCCGCACGGTGCGTTCTTCCTGGCCGGTGACCTCCTCGGCGTTCCCGGCTGGGTGACCCAGCGCCTGTGGTGGGCACTGCTGCTGACGGTCGGCTTCTGGGGCCTACTGCGCGTCGCGGAGGCGCTCGGTATCGGCACGACCGCCGCACGCGTCGTCGCCGCCGGCGCATTCGCCCTCTCCCCCCGGGTGTTGACGACCCTGGGCGCGATCTCTTCCGAGACGCTGCCGATGATGCTGGCTCCCTGGGTGCTGCTACCGGTGATCTACGTCCTGCGCGGCGATCCACGGATCCGATTGCTCGCGGCCCGTTCCGCGGCGGCCGTCGCCCTGATGGGCGCTGTCAACGCCGTGGCGACGCTCACCGGGTGCCTGGCCGCCATCATCTGGTGGGCCGCGCACAAACCCAACCGCCAGTGGTGGCGGTTCACCGGGTGGTGGCTGGGCTGCACCGCGCTCGCGGTCACCTGGTGGGCGGTCGCGCTGGTGCTGCTGGGCCGGATCAGCCCACCGTTCCTGGACTACATCGAATCCTCTGGGGTGACCACGCGGTGGCTGTCGCTGACCGAGATGCTGCGCGGTACCGACAGCTGGACGCCATTCGTCGCGCCCACGGCGACGGCCGGTTCGCCGCTGGTGACCGGATCGGTCGCGGTGCTCGCCACCACGTTGGTCGCGGCGGCCGGGCTGGCCGGGCTGGCGATGGCCAGCATGCCGTCCCGCGGCCGGTTGATCCTCATCCTCTTCGTCGGTGTCACCGCACTGGCGGTCGGCTATTCCGGTGGGCTCGGGTCACCGATCGCCGCCGGAGTGCAACTGTTCCTCGATGCCGACGGCACCCCGCTGCGCAACGTGCACAAGCTGGAACCACTGCTGCGGTTGCCGATCGCCCTTGGCCTTGCGCACCTGCTCGGCCGGATTCCGCTGCCGGGCAGCGTGTCGCGCCGCACCTTGGTCGACGCCTTCGCCCACCCGGAGCGTGACCGACGGGTCGCGGTGGGCATCGTGATCCTGACCGCGCTGGCGGCCGGGACCTCGCTGGCCTGGACCGGCAGGCTCACACCGCCGGGCAGCTTCGAGGCCATCCCGGCGCACTGGCACGACACCGCGGCATGGCTGGATGAGCACAACACCGACGGGGGCCGGGTCCTGGTCGCACCGGGTGCTCCGTTCGCCACCCAGGTCTGGGGCAACAGCCACGACGAACCACTGCAGGTGCTCGGCCACAGTCCGTGGGGAGTGCGCGACTCCATCCCGCTCACACCACCGGAGACCATCCGCGCCCTCGATTCGGTACAGCGCCTCTTCGCGGCCGGCCGGCCCTCCGCGGGCCTGGCCGACATCCTTGCCCAGCAGAACATCTCGTTCGTGGTCGTCCGCAACGACCTGGATCCGGAGGCCTCGCGGTCGGCGCGTCCGCTGCTGGTACACCGGGTGATGGACAACTCGCCCGGACTGACCAGGGTCGCCGAGTTCGGTGACCCCGTCGGCCCGGGCACCCTCGACGGGTTCGTCAGCGACAGCGGATTGCGCCCGCGTTATCCGGCGGTCGAGATCTACCGCGTCGACGACGCCCACCCCGGTCCGTACGTGACCGATGCCGACACACTCGCACGCGTCGACGGCGGCCCGGAAGCACTGCTGCGCATCGCCGAACGTCGCCGGTTGGCCGGCCAGCAGCCGCTCGGGCCGATGCTGCTGACCGCCGATGCCCAACGCGCGGGCTTGCCCACCCCGCTGGTCACCGTCACCGATACCCCGGTGGCACGCGAGACCGACTACGGGCGGGTGGACCACCACTCATCGGAGATGCGCGCGGCCGGCGACCTGCGGCACACCTTCAACCGGGTGATGGATTACCCCGCCGGCACCGACCCGCTGTACGCACGCTGGGAGGGCGGACGGCTCAGCGTCTCCAGTTCGGCCGCGGATTCCACTGCGCTGCCCGATGTCTCGCCCGCCGCGGGCCCTGCCGCCGCGATCGACGCGGACTCCTCGACCAGCTGGGTGTCCAGTTCCCTGCAAAGTGCGGTGGGCCAGTGGATGCAGATCGATTTCGACAATCCGGTCACCAACGCCGCGATCACCATCACCCCCAGTGCGACGGCCGTCGGCGCACAGGTCCGCCGCATCGAGGTGTCCACCGTCAACGGCAGCACCACCCTGCGCTTCGATCAGCCGGGCAAACCGCTTGCCGCCGCCTTGCCGTTCGGTGAGACACCCTGGGTGAGGATCACCGCCGTCGGCACCGACGACGGCTCTCCGGGTGTCCAATTCGGCATCACCGATCTGACCGTCACCCAGTACGACGCATCGGGTTTCGCGCATCAGATACCGCTCCGGCGAACCCTCGATGTCCCCGGTCCGCCCCCAGGGGCCGCGGTGGCCCAATGGGATCTGGGCTCGGAGCTGCTGGGCAGGCCCGGCTGCGCGGACGGCCCGGAGGCGGTGCACTGCGCCGCGACCATGGGTCTGTCGCCCGAGGAACCGGTCAGTATCAGCCGCACCCTGACCATCCCGACCGACACCGAAGCAGCCCCCACGGTGTGGGTGCGGGCCCGGCAGGGGCCGCGGTTGGCAGATCTCATCCATCCCCCCGGAACGGTCCGGGCATCCGGCGAATCCGATCTGATCGACGTTCTGGGATCCGCCTACGCCGCCACCGACGGTGATCCGCGCACGTCCTGGACCGCGCCGCAGAACGGTGTGGCACAACGTAAACCGGCGACCCTGACCCTATCGCTGCCCCGCCGCACCGAGGTGGCGGCGTTGACGCTCACCCCGAGTCCGACCGATGTGCCTGCCCACCCCACCCTGGTCGCGGTCGACCTCGGTGCCGGGCCCCAGCTGCGCCGGCTGACCGGCGACGGACCCCAGACCATCGACCTCACACCCACGGTGACCGACACCGTGACGCTGTCGATCCTGGGCTGGCGCGATGTCATCGACCGCACCGCGCTGGGGTTCGATCAGCTCAAGCCGCCAGGCCTGGCCGAGGTGCAGGTACGCGACGCGGCGGGCGCACCGATCGCCGCGGCCGGTCCGGTCGATCGTGACCGAACCGTCGAGGTTCCGTGTGGGCGCGGACCGATCATAGGTGCGGCAGGGCAGTTCGTGCAGACCTCGGTGCGCACCACCGTCGGCGCGCTGTTGGACAACGAACCCATAGCCGCCACGCCGTGCCGAATCGGCGGCATCGCATTGCCCAAGGGGCAGCAGGAAGTCGTGATCAGCGCCGGCGAGACGTTCGTGGTGGACGGCATCGTGCTGAGCACCCCCCGTGCCGCCGAAGTACGTCCCGCGCAGGTGGTTCCGGCCGACGTGGGCATCTGGACCGCAGATCATCGGCAGGTGCGCGTGCAACCCGCGGACCGCGACCGGGTCATCGTGATCCCCGAGAGCCGCAATCCCGGCTGGGTCGCCCACACCGAGGACGGAACGTCGCTGCGTGCGATCACCGTCAACGGATGGCAGCAGGGCTGGATCGTCCCTGCGGGTGCGCAGGGCACGGTGAACTTGACCTTCCCGTCGAACCTCACCTACCGGATCGGGCTGTTCGGCGGGTTGGCCCTGCTACCGATATTGGCGCTGCTGGCCATGTTGCCGAGCCGGCGATCGGTTGGCGCCCAGCCCGTTTCGACCTGGCATCCCCGACCGGCGATCCTGCTGGCCGCCGCGGTCGCGGCGGGCACGCTGATCAGTGGTCTCGCCGGCGCGGTCGTGGTCGGCGCCGCCATCGGGCTTCGGTACCTTCTCGCCCGGCGGGCCGGATTGGCCGAGAAGGTGACCGTCGGATTCACCGCCGGTGGGCTGATCGCGGCGGGGGCGGTGCTGTCGCGCAATCCGTGGCGCTCGGTGGACGGGTACATCGGCCACTCCGCCGGTATACAGCTACTGGCGCTCATCTCGGTGGCAGCGTTGGCCGCATCCACGGTGACGTTCAACCGGAGGCCCCTGCGAGAATGA
- a CDS encoding 3-oxoacyl-ACP reductase → MASDLFSQVVNSGPGSFLAKQLGVPQPEELRRYRPGQPPLNGSLLIGGSGRVVEPLRAALADDYDVVSNNIGGRWADKFGGLVFDATGITEPSDLKELYEFFTPVLRNLGASGRVVVIGTTPTEAAGAHEQIVQRALEGFTRSLGKELQRGATVSLVYLAADAAPGVGGLESTLRFILSGKSAYVDGQVFRVGAVDSTAPADWDKPLAGKVAVVTGAARGIGATIAEVFARDGAAVVAVDVPSAEDALKQTAEKVGGTALALDVTAADAVDQIVAHLKEHHGGTLDVLVNNAGITRDKLLANMDDSRWDSVIAVNLVAPLTLTEGLVAAGALAEGGRVIGLSSMAGIAGNRGQTNYAATKAGMIGIVDALAPSLAGKGITINAVAPGFIETKMTEAIPLATREVGRRLNSLFQGGQPVDVAEAIAYFASPASNAVTGNTIRVCGQALLGA, encoded by the coding sequence ATGGCATCCGACCTGTTCTCCCAAGTGGTCAATTCCGGGCCCGGATCGTTCCTGGCCAAGCAACTCGGCGTCCCGCAGCCCGAAGAGCTGCGTCGCTACCGTCCGGGGCAGCCGCCACTGAACGGCTCCCTGCTCATCGGTGGGTCGGGACGCGTCGTCGAGCCCCTGCGCGCGGCGCTGGCCGACGACTACGACGTCGTCTCCAACAACATCGGTGGTCGCTGGGCCGACAAGTTCGGCGGCCTGGTGTTCGACGCGACCGGCATCACTGAGCCCTCAGACCTCAAGGAGCTCTACGAGTTCTTCACCCCGGTGCTGCGCAACCTGGGCGCCTCCGGCCGGGTCGTCGTGATCGGCACCACCCCGACCGAGGCGGCCGGTGCGCACGAGCAGATCGTGCAGCGCGCGCTGGAAGGGTTCACCCGCTCGCTGGGCAAGGAGCTGCAGCGCGGCGCCACCGTGTCGCTGGTCTACCTGGCCGCCGACGCCGCCCCCGGTGTCGGCGGTCTGGAATCCACCCTGCGCTTCATCCTCTCCGGCAAGTCCGCCTATGTGGACGGCCAGGTGTTCCGGGTGGGCGCCGTCGACTCGACCGCTCCCGCCGACTGGGACAAGCCCCTGGCGGGCAAGGTCGCCGTGGTGACCGGCGCCGCCCGCGGCATCGGTGCGACCATCGCGGAGGTGTTCGCCCGTGACGGTGCCGCCGTGGTGGCCGTCGACGTGCCCTCGGCCGAGGATGCGCTCAAGCAGACCGCCGAGAAGGTGGGCGGCACGGCGCTGGCACTCGACGTCACCGCCGCCGACGCGGTCGACCAGATCGTCGCCCACCTCAAGGAACACCACGGGGGCACGCTCGATGTGCTGGTGAACAACGCGGGCATCACGCGCGACAAGCTGCTGGCCAATATGGACGATTCCCGCTGGGATTCGGTGATCGCGGTGAATCTCGTTGCACCACTGACCCTCACCGAAGGCCTCGTGGCCGCCGGTGCGCTCGCCGAAGGCGGCCGGGTCATCGGGCTGTCCTCCATGGCCGGTATCGCGGGCAACCGTGGCCAGACCAACTACGCGGCAACCAAGGCCGGCATGATCGGCATCGTCGACGCACTGGCGCCCAGCCTGGCCGGCAAGGGCATCACCATCAACGCCGTCGCCCCGGGGTTCATCGAGACCAAGATGACCGAGGCGATCCCGCTGGCCACCCGCGAGGTCGGTCGGCGGCTGAACTCGCTGTTCCAGGGCGGCCAACCGGTGGATGTCGCCGAGGCGATCGCCTACTTCGCCAGCCCGGCCTCGAATGCCGTGACCGGCAACACGATCCGGGTCTGCGGCCAGGCCCTGCTGGGAGCGTGA
- a CDS encoding TetR/AcrR family transcriptional regulator, with the protein MAGGTKRLPRAVREQQMLDAAVQMFSINGYHETSMDAIAAEAQISKPMLYLYYGSKEDLFGACLDRELNRFVDEVRGKIDFTLSPKDMLSNAVRAFLGYIDAHRASWIVLYSQATSSQAFAHTVREGRERIIDLVGRLLQSGTRNPEPDADFNMMAVALVGAGEAIADRVSSGDADVAEATELMINLFWRGLKGRPTPG; encoded by the coding sequence ATGGCCGGAGGAACGAAGCGCTTGCCGCGCGCGGTGCGTGAGCAGCAGATGCTCGATGCCGCGGTGCAGATGTTCTCCATCAACGGCTATCACGAGACGTCGATGGATGCCATCGCGGCCGAGGCGCAAATCTCCAAGCCGATGCTCTACCTCTACTACGGGTCCAAGGAGGACCTGTTCGGGGCCTGCCTCGACCGCGAGCTGAACCGTTTCGTCGACGAGGTACGCGGCAAGATCGACTTCACGCTGAGTCCAAAAGATATGTTGAGCAACGCCGTTCGTGCGTTCCTGGGCTATATCGACGCCCACCGCGCGTCCTGGATCGTGTTGTACAGCCAGGCCACCAGCTCTCAGGCGTTCGCCCACACCGTGCGTGAGGGCCGCGAGCGCATCATCGATCTGGTCGGCCGGCTGCTGCAATCGGGCACGCGCAATCCGGAACCGGATGCCGATTTCAACATGATGGCGGTGGCGCTGGTGGGGGCGGGCGAGGCGATCGCCGACCGGGTCAGCTCCGGGGACGCCGATGTGGCCGAGGCGACCGAGCTGATGATCAATCTGTTCTGGCGCGGTCTGAAGGGCAGGCCGACCCCCGGCTGA
- a CDS encoding MaoC/PaaZ C-terminal domain-containing protein codes for MSQPNGLLNMARAVAGALPFVPRAGGLPERTVHVPELRIDPANVAAYAGVTGLRFDDTVPLTYPFALTFPSVMSLATGFDFPFAAMGSVHTENHITQYRPISVSDTLDVRVHAENLREHRKGLLVDIITEIKVGYDLAWRQTTTFLHQQRTSLSDEPRPEPPKQPKLPPPNAVLSISASQIRSYAAIGGDHNPIHTSTVGAKLFGFPTAIAHGMFSAAAVLANIEGQLPDAVTYSVRFGKPVLLPAKAGLYVESTDSGWELALRHLSKGYPHLTATVAAL; via the coding sequence ATGTCCCAGCCCAACGGTCTGTTGAACATGGCCCGCGCGGTCGCCGGGGCGCTGCCGTTCGTCCCGCGCGCCGGCGGTCTGCCCGAGCGCACCGTGCACGTACCGGAGTTGCGCATCGATCCGGCCAATGTGGCCGCCTACGCCGGGGTGACGGGGTTGCGCTTCGACGATACGGTGCCGTTGACCTACCCGTTCGCGCTCACCTTCCCCAGCGTGATGTCACTGGCCACGGGTTTCGATTTCCCCTTCGCGGCAATGGGTTCGGTGCACACCGAGAACCACATCACCCAGTACCGGCCGATCTCGGTCAGCGACACCCTGGACGTACGGGTGCACGCGGAAAATCTGCGCGAACACCGCAAGGGTCTGCTGGTCGACATCATCACCGAGATCAAGGTGGGCTACGACCTGGCGTGGCGGCAGACCACGACGTTCCTGCACCAGCAGCGCACCAGTCTGTCCGATGAGCCGCGCCCCGAACCGCCCAAGCAGCCCAAGCTGCCGCCGCCCAACGCGGTGCTGAGCATCTCGGCCTCCCAGATCCGCTCCTACGCGGCCATCGGCGGCGACCACAATCCGATCCACACCAGCACCGTGGGCGCCAAGCTGTTCGGCTTCCCGACCGCGATCGCGCACGGGATGTTCAGTGCCGCTGCGGTACTGGCGAACATCGAGGGTCAGCTACCCGATGCGGTGACGTACTCGGTGCGGTTCGGCAAGCCGGTGCTGCTGCCCGCGAAGGCCGGGTTGTATGTGGAGAGCACCGACAGCGGCTGGGAACTGGCCTTACGACACCTCTCGAAGGGGTACCCGCACCTGACCGCGACGGTCGCCGCGCTCTGA
- a CDS encoding glycoside hydrolase family 3 N-terminal domain-containing protein, with protein MSTSRTLGALTALSALLMACAPAATEDTATAPAPQSSAATPTNASLDRPLPAAPGPQVCGDIASLSTRDKLAQLLMVGVSNAADAQAAVTDHKVGGIMIGSWTDKSILGAPLAQIAASATALPLGVSVDEEGGRVSRLSGLIGSQPPARVLAETKTPDEVYGIALERGRAMRGLGITVDFAPVVDLTQESAAIGDRSFGDDPETVTAYAGAYARGLRDAGVLPVLKHFPGHGRAAGDSHTGAVSTPPLAELQTSDLVPYRTLVNQPPVAVMVGHMQVPGLTGSEQASLSPAAYGLLRNEFGFGGVVFTDDLSSMAAINQQYGVAEAVLKSLQAGADIALWITTAEVPAVLDRLEQAVASGELPQAKVDDSLRRVAASKGPNPNC; from the coding sequence ATGTCGACGTCACGCACCCTGGGTGCCCTGACCGCACTGTCCGCGCTGCTGATGGCCTGCGCGCCGGCTGCCACCGAGGACACCGCCACGGCGCCCGCGCCGCAGAGCAGCGCCGCGACACCGACCAACGCCTCACTGGATCGGCCGCTGCCGGCCGCACCGGGCCCACAGGTGTGCGGCGATATCGCCTCGCTGTCCACCCGCGACAAGCTGGCCCAATTGTTGATGGTGGGCGTCAGCAATGCCGCCGACGCGCAGGCCGCGGTGACCGATCACAAGGTCGGCGGCATCATGATCGGCAGCTGGACCGACAAGTCCATCCTCGGAGCGCCACTCGCCCAGATCGCGGCGTCGGCGACGGCCCTGCCACTCGGGGTCAGCGTCGACGAGGAGGGCGGCCGGGTCTCGCGGTTGTCCGGTCTGATCGGCAGCCAGCCCCCGGCCCGGGTGCTCGCCGAGACCAAGACTCCCGACGAGGTGTACGGCATCGCGCTCGAACGCGGCCGGGCCATGCGCGGACTGGGCATCACCGTCGATTTCGCTCCCGTGGTCGATCTCACGCAGGAGAGCGCCGCCATCGGTGATCGGTCGTTCGGCGACGATCCCGAGACGGTGACCGCCTACGCCGGCGCCTACGCCCGCGGCCTGCGCGACGCCGGCGTGCTGCCGGTGCTCAAGCATTTCCCCGGGCATGGTCGCGCGGCGGGGGATTCTCACACCGGCGCGGTATCGACACCGCCGCTGGCCGAACTGCAGACCAGCGATCTGGTCCCCTACCGCACCTTGGTCAACCAGCCGCCGGTGGCGGTGATGGTGGGCCACATGCAGGTGCCCGGGCTGACCGGCAGTGAGCAGGCCAGCCTCAGCCCGGCCGCCTACGGCCTGTTGCGCAACGAGTTCGGGTTCGGTGGTGTGGTGTTCACCGACGATCTGTCGAGCATGGCCGCGATCAACCAGCAGTACGGCGTTGCCGAGGCGGTGCTGAAATCGCTGCAGGCGGGTGCGGATATCGCCCTGTGGATCACCACCGCCGAGGTTCCCGCGGTGCTGGACCGCCTCGAGCAGGCCGTCGCCTCGGGTGAGCTTCCGCAGGCGAAGGTGGACGATTCGTTGCGGCGGGTGGCGGCGTCCAAGGGCCCCAATCCCAACTGCTAG
- a CDS encoding TDT family transporter: protein MTPIMPGRSTAEPGTRLGNFGPNWFSSVMGTGILVVAGATLPMHVPGLRVFTEVVWVVAAALLVTLIIAVSVQWFRHPTVARGHVRNPQMAHFYGAAPMALMTVGSATMLVGADLIGERLAVDVNWVLWSAGTIGGLYTAVSIPYLMFTQLNVGPDAAFGGWLMPVVPPMVSAAGGAMLLPHMAPGTGRTTMFFGCLAMFGLSLIAALIIITMIWSRLALYGTSGTARVPTLWIVLGPLGQSVTVAGLLATHAHLAVAPDLAAGVGIFSILFGVPVWGFCVLWIALATALTIRTLRRGMPFALTWWSLTFPVGTFVTGTTQLAIHTGLPAFEVAAVLAYGGLLCTWALVAVRTTRGSLAGSLFAPAGAGPITASKDP, encoded by the coding sequence ATGACGCCAATCATGCCGGGTCGGTCGACGGCGGAACCTGGGACTCGGTTGGGAAACTTCGGCCCCAATTGGTTCTCCTCGGTGATGGGCACCGGGATCCTGGTCGTCGCGGGCGCCACGCTGCCGATGCACGTGCCGGGTCTGCGGGTGTTCACCGAGGTCGTCTGGGTGGTCGCCGCGGCGCTGCTGGTAACCCTGATCATCGCGGTCAGCGTGCAGTGGTTCCGCCATCCCACGGTGGCCCGCGGACACGTCCGCAACCCGCAGATGGCACATTTCTACGGCGCGGCCCCGATGGCGTTGATGACGGTGGGCAGCGCCACCATGCTGGTCGGTGCGGATCTCATCGGTGAACGACTGGCCGTCGACGTCAACTGGGTGTTGTGGTCGGCCGGCACGATCGGCGGGCTCTACACCGCGGTCTCGATTCCCTATCTGATGTTCACCCAGCTCAACGTCGGTCCGGACGCCGCGTTCGGGGGATGGCTGATGCCGGTGGTCCCGCCGATGGTCTCGGCGGCGGGCGGAGCGATGCTGTTGCCGCACATGGCACCGGGTACCGGCCGAACCACCATGTTCTTCGGCTGTCTTGCCATGTTCGGACTGTCCCTGATCGCGGCGCTGATCATCATCACGATGATCTGGAGCAGGTTGGCGCTGTACGGGACCTCGGGGACGGCGCGGGTGCCGACGCTGTGGATCGTCCTCGGTCCGCTCGGGCAATCGGTCACGGTGGCCGGGTTGCTGGCGACCCATGCCCATCTGGCGGTCGCGCCCGACCTGGCGGCCGGTGTCGGGATCTTCTCGATCCTGTTCGGCGTGCCGGTGTGGGGCTTCTGCGTGCTGTGGATCGCGCTGGCCACCGCGCTGACGATCCGCACCCTGCGCCGCGGGATGCCGTTCGCCCTGACCTGGTGGAGCCTGACCTTCCCGGTGGGCACCTTCGTCACCGGCACCACCCAGTTGGCCATCCACACCGGACTGCCCGCCTTCGAGGTGGCGGCGGTGCTCGCCTACGGGGGACTGCTGTGCACGTGGGCCCTGGTCGCGGTGCGCACCACCCGCGGAAGTCTGGCCGGGAGCCTGTTCGCGCCGGCCGGGGCGGGCCCGATCACGGCGTCCAAGGATCCCTGA
- a CDS encoding DUF2613 domain-containing protein: MDRFVVPAAASLVVGLLLGAAAIFGVTLMVQQDTKPPVQSGDPASSVLNRVEYGDRA; encoded by the coding sequence ATGGATCGGTTCGTCGTGCCCGCCGCTGCCAGCCTGGTGGTCGGCCTTCTCCTCGGTGCGGCCGCCATCTTCGGTGTGACCTTGATGGTCCAGCAGGACACCAAGCCCCCCGTGCAGTCCGGGGATCCGGCGTCGTCGGTGCTCAACCGCGTTGAATACGGCGACCGGGCCTAG